Proteins from one Armatimonadota bacterium genomic window:
- a CDS encoding helicase C-terminal domain-containing protein codes for MNLKDLLGPEGPISQNMPGYEHRLQQIKVAIAIQNALKTKRHCLAEAGTGVGKSMAYIIPAAEHALNGNKVIISSHTLYLQAQLMNKDIPFVQNAIPQMPFTAVIMKGRSNYLCLNNLDAETPQLLLTRDPFFERIREWAKETQTGDVAELDFAFSEWEEICSDQDTCHRQECRFFHKCFYYKARKAASEADIVITNHSLFFSDLAIRMTDPNAGVLPDYKVVIFDEAHHLEDVATKVFGIEFSNWRIPNFLNKIRRTKGISLDPKRIQTIEKLNQELFGIFVNYQKQEFFFEDIYHEQSQDEIENIVSVLTTILDGLNRELSEQETEGRQELEDRLNGLKRMCTRISEELKLLFFGTEDGYFKWGEKASNGKLATCYLRYSPLSVADLLYNSLWKQVDTAVLTSATLSNSGRFDYIKARLGIPDCVEIIEDSPFDFRNQSLLYIPKHLDFPSESPEYADKVADEIERIVRASGGRAFLLFTSYRMMNAVYERLLTRLPYVLLKQGDMPNEQLVQEFLRLNNACLFGVHSFWEGVDIRGEALSCVVIDKLPFGVPDNPLNRARINSIKAAGRDWFREYAIPQAQIRLKQGFGRLIRKKDDRGVVAILDSRLVKKHYGKEFLQYLPPSPITHSIEDVEAFFAKVIGRRA; via the coding sequence ATGAACTTAAAAGATCTTCTAGGCCCTGAGGGACCAATTTCGCAAAACATGCCTGGATACGAGCATCGGCTTCAGCAAATCAAAGTCGCAATTGCAATCCAAAACGCCTTGAAAACGAAAAGACACTGCCTTGCTGAAGCTGGCACTGGCGTCGGGAAAAGCATGGCATATATTATCCCAGCCGCCGAGCACGCATTAAACGGCAATAAGGTTATCATCTCCAGCCATACCCTCTATCTGCAAGCCCAGCTTATGAACAAAGACATTCCTTTCGTCCAGAACGCGATTCCCCAAATGCCTTTCACCGCGGTAATAATGAAAGGACGCAGCAACTACTTGTGCTTAAATAACCTTGACGCCGAGACCCCCCAGCTCTTACTGACACGCGATCCGTTTTTTGAACGTATAAGGGAATGGGCAAAGGAAACACAAACAGGTGATGTCGCCGAACTAGACTTCGCATTCTCAGAATGGGAAGAAATCTGCTCCGACCAGGACACATGCCACCGCCAGGAATGCAGGTTTTTCCACAAATGCTTCTACTATAAGGCACGGAAGGCAGCCTCAGAAGCAGATATCGTCATCACCAACCACTCCCTATTTTTTAGCGACCTAGCAATCCGAATGACGGACCCAAATGCAGGTGTGTTACCAGATTATAAAGTCGTAATATTCGACGAAGCACACCATCTCGAGGATGTTGCAACAAAAGTTTTCGGTATCGAGTTTAGCAACTGGCGAATACCAAACTTCCTTAATAAAATTCGCCGAACTAAAGGCATATCGCTTGACCCAAAACGCATCCAAACAATTGAGAAGCTCAACCAAGAGCTTTTCGGTATATTCGTCAATTATCAAAAACAAGAATTCTTCTTTGAGGACATCTACCACGAACAATCACAAGATGAAATCGAAAATATTGTCAGCGTACTTACCACAATACTTGATGGACTAAATCGAGAGCTATCCGAACAAGAGACAGAAGGCCGCCAGGAACTTGAGGACCGCCTAAACGGCCTTAAGCGAATGTGCACTCGCATTAGTGAGGAACTTAAACTGCTATTCTTTGGTACGGAAGACGGCTACTTTAAATGGGGAGAGAAAGCCTCAAATGGCAAACTCGCTACTTGTTACCTTCGTTACTCCCCATTAAGCGTCGCAGACCTGCTCTACAACTCTCTTTGGAAACAAGTAGATACTGCCGTCCTAACCTCCGCAACTCTTTCAAATTCAGGAAGGTTTGACTATATCAAGGCAAGACTCGGAATTCCAGATTGCGTAGAGATTATCGAAGATTCGCCATTTGACTTTCGCAATCAGTCACTGCTCTACATTCCAAAACACCTAGATTTTCCATCTGAAAGCCCTGAATATGCAGACAAGGTTGCAGACGAAATCGAGCGCATTGTGCGTGCCTCCGGCGGCAGAGCGTTCCTGCTGTTCACCTCTTACCGAATGATGAATGCCGTATATGAACGGCTTCTAACAAGGTTGCCCTACGTCCTCTTGAAGCAAGGTGATATGCCGAACGAACAGCTCGTCCAGGAATTTCTAAGGCTCAACAATGCCTGTCTCTTCGGCGTCCACAGCTTCTGGGAAGGCGTTGACATCCGCGGCGAGGCTCTAAGCTGCGTAGTGATTGACAAGTTACCATTCGGTGTACCGGATAATCCCCTCAACCGTGCACGCATAAATTCCATAAAGGCGGCAGGCCGCGACTGGTTTAGAGAATATGCGATACCACAAGCACAAATACG